One Dioscorea cayenensis subsp. rotundata cultivar TDr96_F1 unplaced genomic scaffold, TDr96_F1_v2_PseudoChromosome.rev07_lg8_w22 25.fasta BLBR01000133.1, whole genome shotgun sequence DNA window includes the following coding sequences:
- the LOC120253617 gene encoding ethylene-responsive transcription factor LEP-like produces MDIPDLQCINIPRHRSRRSRGSTGYLGVRRRPSGRYATEITNPHTRKKHWLGTFDTAEEAALAYDMASFTFSGINRAETNFYYEFPTMPSPPPPLPPPPPPELSTPLPPPLPPPVPPPLEEEKEYYSEYDFEINNHDDDWI; encoded by the coding sequence ATGGACATACCTGACTTACAATGCATCAACATACCCCGACACCGAAGCAGACGATCTAGAGGATCAACGGGGTACTTAGGAGTACGAAGGAGACCTTCGGGACGTTATGCAACAGAGATTACAAACCCTCATACTAGAAAGAAACATTGGTTAGGTACATTTGATACAGCAGAGGAAGCAGCATTGGCTTATGACATGGCATCATTTACCTTTAGTGGTATCAATAGAGCTGAAACTAATTTTTACTATGAGTTTCCTACTATGCCTTCTCCACCTCCTCCACTACCACCTCCGCCACCTCCTGAACTATCAACTCCGCTACCTCCTCCACTACCACCTCCAGTACCTCCTCCTTTAGAGGAGGAGAAGGAATATTATTCTGAGTATGACTTTGAGATTAATAATCATGATGATGATTGGATCA